One Pecten maximus chromosome 16, xPecMax1.1, whole genome shotgun sequence DNA window includes the following coding sequences:
- the LOC117345083 gene encoding uncharacterized protein LOC117345083, with the protein MPKAITCCLCRKRCKINLRRKVTGGPFLKYLKKALCRDICNDDFVCSSCTAKFYKYGKSTRTSNHHVSNVPTSFRSPKTVNLQILSTPRTHKYCIVCQKYGNNRCHLISIPKNARTQAFIEHGIFIDSTNRCCASHIKDKYFDTVSLQLIRSTKTSDLFSRSDITDLLQNVRSLMKTSFHLNFDIPSVLSDANYSELTGLNKDQFADLASYLVSVRNTTVRSTRTCLGVLLVKLKTGLSNELISVLFGLKKSQVQRSVHSARSALIDNFVNKNLGFNHITHDNFCKDHTSSIAKELFTTNNNQAVVVLDGTYIYIQKSGNYKFQRRSYSLHKHRPLVKPMVIVGTDGYILSVLGPYLADGKNNDAAITKHMFANNLQNINQWFNDGDMCIVDRGFRDSVSFLEEHGYRVEMPPYLKKGAKQHTTQDANLSRLVTKVRWIVESVNGRIKQYRMMDKVVPNTYIHCIGDFIQIICSILNKYKKPLLQPTASSEEMARKMLIKSKEENRLLTELEERGLLKKRSTYVTIDASGEELDDFPILTSDDLRDITFGIYQIKQACSYSREHMSDDGDYELLVCKEDTGLLKVRIQSRHCSGVLHSLWIRYDVFTILGWYCTCKVGARVVGCCAHIASVLWYLGIIRHQDTIEPSTKVSSVLDAADMPETDTSDNSDDSESVTEE; encoded by the coding sequence ATGCCCAAGGCAATTACATGCTGCTTATGCAGGAAAAGATGTAAAATTAACTTGAGGCGGAAGGTAACAGGAGGACCATTCCTTAAGTATCTTAAGAAAGCTCTGTGTCGTGACATTTGTAATGACGATTTCGTTTGTAGTTCTTGTACAGCAaagttttataaatatggaAAATCTACACGAACAAGTAATCATCATGTCAGCAATGTTCCAACATCATTTAGAAGCCCTAAAACTGTGAATCTTCAAATACTGTCTACTCCTAGAACAcacaaatattgtattgtatgcCAAAAATATGGAAACAACAGATGCCATTTAATATCTATACCTAAAAATGCAAGGACTCAAGCGTTTATTGAACATGGAATTTTTATAGACTCTACAAATAGATGCTGTGCCAGTCAtataaaagacaaatattttgatactgTATCTCTACAACTAATCAGAAGTACTAAGACATCAGACTTATTTTCCAGATCAGACATCACTGATTTACTCCAGAATGTTAGATCATTAATGAAAACATCGTTTCATCTCAATTTTGATATACCCTCTGTGTTGTCAGATGCTAATTATTCCGAACTTACCGGACTAAATAAAGATCAATTTGCAGATCTTGCATCATACCTGGTGTCCGTTCGAAATACTACAGTTAGATCAACGCGCACATGTCTTGGGGTATTGCTTGTTAAACTGAAAACTGGATTGTCCAATGAACTGATATCAGTACTTTTCGGATTGAAGAAATCACAAGTTCAAAGGAGTGTACATAGTGCCAGATCTGCATTGATCGACAATTTCGTGAATAAAAATTTAGGTTTTAACCACATTACCCATGATAACTTCTGTAAAGACCACACGTCGAGTATTGCCAAGGAACTTTTCACTACCAACAATAATCAGGCAGTCGTCGTTCTAGatgggacatatatatatattcaaaaaagTGGAAACTACAAGTTCCAGCGTAGGTCCTATAGTTTACATAAACATCGACCTCTAGTAAAGCCTATGGTAATTGTGGGTACCGATGGTTATATACTTAGTGTTCTAGGACCATATCTAGCAGATGGCAAAAACAATGACGCCGCAATTACAAAACATATGTTTGCCAACAACTTACAAAACATTAACCAGTGGTTCAATGATGGTGATATGTGTATCGTTGACCGGGGCTTTCGGGATTCTGTTTCTTTTCTTGAGGAGCACGGTTATCGCGTTGAAATGCCACCTTACTTGAAAAAGGGAGCAAAGCAACACACAACACAAGACGCCAACTTATCGCGGCTAGTAACAAAGGTTCGCTGGATTGTGGAGAGTGTTAATGGCCGTATCAAGCAATATCGAATGATGGACAAAGTGGTCCCAAATACATATATCCATTGTATTGGTGATTTTATACAAATTATTTGTAGCATCTTGAACAAATACAAAAAGCCTCTTTTGCAACCCACCGCATCCTCTGAGGAAATGGCTCGCAAAATGCTGATCAAATCAAAGGAGGAGAATCGTCTTCTTACTGAGCTGGAAGAACGTGGTCTTCTAAAAAAAAGATCAACGTATGTCACCATTGACGCCTCTGGAGAAGAACTTGACGACTTCCCAATTCTAACAAGTGACGATCTCAGAGATattacctttggtatatatcaaaTCAAGCAAGCTTGTTCATACTCGAGAGAGCACATGTCAGATGACGGTGACTATGAGTTACTTGTTTGTAAGGAGGACACTGGCTTGTTGAAAGTCAGGATCCAAAGTCGGCATTGTAGCGGTGTTTTGCATTCATTATGGATTCGATATGATGTGTTTACTATACTTGGATGGTACTGTACATGTAAGGTCGGGGCTAGAGTGGTGGGTTGTTGTGCCCATATTGCAAGTGTGTTGTGGTACCTAGGTATCATCCGCCACCAAGACACCATTGAACCTTCTACTAAAGTGTCATCTGTATTAGATGCTGCAGATATGCCGGAAACTGACACCTCAGATAATTCAGATGATAGCGAATCAGTAACTGAGgagtaa